One Streptomyces sp. CG4 genomic window, CGACCTGCGTGATCGGGTCAACAGCGGTACGACCGCCGCGCAGAGCTACACCCGGATCGTCTACTCCAACGGCAAGGAGTCACAGCCGGCGCTGGTCATCGGCAAGCAGGTCAACGACCCCAACGGGCGGCCGTACGAGCTGTACTACCTCTTCCCGCTCACGCAGGAGGAGAAGTCCCTCAGCCTGGTCAAGGGCACGCTCGCGACCGCCGGGCTGTTCGTCGTCGTCCTGCTCGGCGCCATCGCGTGGCTGGTGGTGCGCCAGGTCGTCACGCCGGTGCGGATGGCGGCCGGGATCGCGGAGCGGCTCTCCGCCGGGCGGCTGCAGGAGCGGATGAAGGTCACCGGCGAGGACGACATCGCACGCCTGGGGGAAGCCTTCAACAAGATGGCGCAGAACCTCCAGGTGAAGATCCAGCAGCTGGAGGACCTGTCGCGGATGCAGCGCCGGTTCGTCTCGGACGTCTCGCACGAGCTGCGGACGCCGCTGACGACCGTCCGGATGGCCGCTGATGTGATCCATGAGGCGCGTGAGGACTTCGACCCGGTGACCGCGCGATCGGCCGAGCTGCTCGCCGACCAGCTGGACCGGTTCGAGTCGCTGCTCGCGGACCTGCTGGAGATCAGCCGGTTCGACGCGGGCGCGGCGGCGCTGGAGGCCGAGGCGATAGACCTCAGAGAGGTCGTCCGGCGTGTGGTCAGCGGCGCTGAGCCGCTCGCCGAGCGCAAGGGCACGCACATACGCGTGCTCGGTGATCAGCAGCCCGTCGTCGCCGAAGCCGACGCCCGGCGCGTGGAGCGTGTGCTGCGCAACCTCGTGGTCAACGCCGTCGAGCACGGCGAGGGCAAGGACGTCGTCGTCAAGCTCGCCTCGGCGGGCGGCGCGGTCGCCGTCGCCGTGCGCGACTACGGCGTCGGGCTCAAGCCCGGCGAGGCGACGCGCGTCTTCAGCCGCTTCTGGCGGGCGGACCCGGCACGCGCGCGTACCACCGGTGGTACGGGCCTCGGGCTGTCGATCGCCCTGGAGGACGCGCGGCTGCATGGCGGCTGGCTGCAGGCCTGGGGCGAGCCCGGGGGTGGCTCCCAGTTCCGGCTGACGCTGCCCAGGACCGCGGACGAGCCGCTGCGAGGCTCGCCGATACCGCTGGAGCCCAAGGACTCGCGGCGCAACCGCGGCCTCGACGAGGCCGGTCTGCCCGGCGGAGCCGAGGAGAAGCGGGCGACCGTGCCCGTGCAGCAGGGCGGCGCCCAGACGGCCGCGCTGCCGCCGCGCGCCCCGATCACGCCGCGGCTCACTGGCGTCGCCCCCGCCGCCGACCCGGCCGCACTGCCCGGTAACGGCAACGGCGCGCGCGTGGTGCCGCGGCCCACCGGCGGCGTGCGGCGCACCGACGACAAGACCGCCGCGGATCCGGCACCCGGCGCGGGCGCGAGCGCGGACCGGCCGGACTCGACCGGCGCGCAGGACTCGACGGAGCCAGGGGAGGCATTTCGTGGGCGCTGACCGCAAGGGGGGAGCCCGGCACAGGCCGGGACGCGCGGTGGCGTACGCCGCCCTGGGGGCCGTACTGCTGGCCGGGTGCGCCTCGATGCCCGACAGCGGGGACCTGAAGAACGTGGAGTCCACGCCGCGCCAGGACACCGCGGTCCGGGTGTTCGCCATGCCGCCCGCCGAGGGCGCCGGGCCCGCCGAGATCATGCAGGGCTTTCTGGAGGCGCTGACCAGCGACGACCCGGACTACGACACGGCCCGCAAGTACCTGACGGACGACGCCGCACGCGCGTGGCGGCCGGAGCAGTCGACCACGGTCCTCGCGGGCGGGCCGAGCATCGAGCCCGGCTGCCGGGCCGGTGGCAGCCCGGACCTGCCCAGCAGCATCACCTGCGTCCTGGCGGGCAGCCAAGTCGCGACCGTGGACGGGCAGCAGGCGTACCAGCCGGCCGACGGGGCCTACCGCAAGAAGGTGCACCTCTCGCGGAACCCCAAGAACGGGCAGTGGCGCATCGACCAGCTGTCCGACGGCGTCGTCATGGGCAAGTCCGACTTCCAGCGCAACTACACCCCCGTCGACAAGTACTACTTCGCCTCCGGCACGGCGGCCGGGTCGACGGGGCAGCCGGTGGCGGTCGCCGATCCGGTGTTCGTGCGCAGCAAGGTGGACCCGATGACGCAGATGGTCCGCTCGCTGCTGACCGGCCCCACCGGCTGGCTCGGGCCGGTCGTCAGGTCCAGCTTCCCGACCGGCGCGGCCCTGCAGAAGGACGTGTCGGGCCTGGCGCCGGACGACCAGAACAAGCTGACCGTGCCGCTGAACCTGAAGCAGTCCCAGGTCGCGCCGACCAAGTGCACCGAAATGGCGACGCAGGTGCTGTTCACCCTGCGGAACCTGGCGCCGACGCTGGAGTCCGTCGAGCTGCAGGGCGTCGGCGGCCACCGGCTGTGCGGCCTGAGCGAGGAGCGCGCCGAGTCCGCCGCCTGGCACGGGTCGGCCAAGACCCCCGACAACCTGTACTACCTCGACGGAAAGCACCGGCTGGTACGGATACCCACGGGGAGCACGAGCACCAGCGCTCTGCCGGCGCCGGGCCCGCTGGGTGAGGGCGCCAAGGCGCTCGATTCGGTGGCGGTCTCGCGGGACGAGCACTACGCGGCCGGGGTCGGTGACGAGGGCCGATCGTTGTACATGACGTCGCTGGTGGCGGGCGCTTCCCTCGGGGACGCGCTGGTGACCAGCCACGGCGCGGTCGGCGAACGGCTGACGACACCGAGCTGGGACGCCCGTGGCGACCTGTGGGTGGCCGACCGCGACCCACGCCATCCGCGGCTGTACGCCCTGCAGCAGGGCGCCGGCAAACCGGAGGAGGTCGCGGTCCCGGACCTGTCCGGCCAGATCCAGGACGCGCGGGTGGCGGCCGACGGCGTGCGGATCGCGCTGGTCGTGGAGAAGGGCGGCAAGCAGTCCCTGCTCATCGGCCGCGTCCAGCGCGACGACAGGACCGGACAGGGGACCTCGGTGGTCGAACTGCGCTCGGCCGCGCCCGACTTGGAGCAGGTCAGCGCCCTGTCGTGGGCCGGGGACAGCAGGCTGCTCGTCGCCGGCCGGGAGCAGGGCGGCGTGCTGCAGATGCGGTACGTCCAGGTCGACGGCTCCACGCTCGACGGTCCGGCGCCGGGCGCGCTCCCCGGGGTCAAGGCGATCGCCGCGTCCGAGGACGAGCGGGTGCCGCTGGTGGCCTGCTCGGAGGACGGGATCGTACGGCTGCCGTCCGGG contains:
- the mtrB gene encoding MtrAB system histidine kinase MtrB translates to MSGDSTASAPGRSGARPGRAVGRTAGARFRSFFEGGLLEGGVQGSPVLRLFLRWVRRPLLPVMRLWRRNIQLRVVATTLVMSLGVVLLLGFVVIGQVRNGLLDAKVKASQSQATGGFAVAKQKADEAASGAGTGAAAGSGTADGTSTTDGRQSQNVIQWMSDLVESLSSGGAGAFDVVTLPVGDDSGGGRSPRGSGNVNPTSSVPADLRDRVNSGTTAAQSYTRIVYSNGKESQPALVIGKQVNDPNGRPYELYYLFPLTQEEKSLSLVKGTLATAGLFVVVLLGAIAWLVVRQVVTPVRMAAGIAERLSAGRLQERMKVTGEDDIARLGEAFNKMAQNLQVKIQQLEDLSRMQRRFVSDVSHELRTPLTTVRMAADVIHEAREDFDPVTARSAELLADQLDRFESLLADLLEISRFDAGAAALEAEAIDLREVVRRVVSGAEPLAERKGTHIRVLGDQQPVVAEADARRVERVLRNLVVNAVEHGEGKDVVVKLASAGGAVAVAVRDYGVGLKPGEATRVFSRFWRADPARARTTGGTGLGLSIALEDARLHGGWLQAWGEPGGGSQFRLTLPRTADEPLRGSPIPLEPKDSRRNRGLDEAGLPGGAEEKRATVPVQQGGAQTAALPPRAPITPRLTGVAPAADPAALPGNGNGARVVPRPTGGVRRTDDKTAADPAPGAGASADRPDSTGAQDSTEPGEAFRGR
- a CDS encoding LpqB family beta-propeller domain-containing protein; the protein is MGADRKGGARHRPGRAVAYAALGAVLLAGCASMPDSGDLKNVESTPRQDTAVRVFAMPPAEGAGPAEIMQGFLEALTSDDPDYDTARKYLTDDAARAWRPEQSTTVLAGGPSIEPGCRAGGSPDLPSSITCVLAGSQVATVDGQQAYQPADGAYRKKVHLSRNPKNGQWRIDQLSDGVVMGKSDFQRNYTPVDKYYFASGTAAGSTGQPVAVADPVFVRSKVDPMTQMVRSLLTGPTGWLGPVVRSSFPTGAALQKDVSGLAPDDQNKLTVPLNLKQSQVAPTKCTEMATQVLFTLRNLAPTLESVELQGVGGHRLCGLSEERAESAAWHGSAKTPDNLYYLDGKHRLVRIPTGSTSTSALPAPGPLGEGAKALDSVAVSRDEHYAAGVGDEGRSLYMTSLVAGASLGDALVTSHGAVGERLTTPSWDARGDLWVADRDPRHPRLYALQQGAGKPEEVAVPDLSGQIQDARVAADGVRIALVVEKGGKQSLLIGRVQRDDRTGQGTSVVELRSAAPDLEQVSALSWAGDSRLLVAGREQGGVLQMRYVQVDGSTLDGPAPGALPGVKAIAASEDERVPLVACSEDGIVRLPSGAQWQKVDKDGTAPVYPG